The genomic interval CGAGCGGAATCGGGAAGAAACGCGAGCAGAAGGCACAGTCGACGACGATCCGGCCGTTGTCGTCGGCCATCTCGGCGCGCTCGGCCTCGGGAAATTGCGCAAGCACGCCGGCGAAATAGCCGGTGCTGCACCGGCACCCGCGCGACACGGTGACACCCGGCTCGACGCGCACTTCGTCTTCGTGAAACAGCCGCCACGCGAGCGTCTCGAGCGAGGTCGCGGGATCGGTGAGTTCCTCGTCCTTGAGCGTCGCCGCGATCGTCTTGGCATGTTCCCATTCGGGGTTGTCGTGGCGAACATGGAGCCGGTCGCGCCCGACCTCGCCCTCGGGCAGATGCTGGAGCAGCAGCCCGCCGGCAAGACAGCCCGCCTCGGGATCGTGGCGCGCGGCGAGCTTGATCAGGCTCGGAATCTGCTCCGACTGCTCGAAATAATGCTCGGCCGCTTCGCCGATCGACGTGCCTTCGAGCGGGACGATCCCCTGATAGCGTTCGCCGGTGGTCGCCTGGTCGAAGGTGATCGCAAGAAAGCCCTCGCCGAACAGCGCGAACAGCGTCGGGTCGGACCCGGCCTCGGCCAGCCGCTCAGCGTCGAACTTGAGATAGCCGCGCAGCTCGCCGCCGCGATAATCGCAGACGAGCAGTTCGACCGGCCCGCCGCCGGTCTGCGCCTGCAGCGTCAGCTGACCATTCTCATCCTTGAGTGTCGAGCCGAGCAGTACGGTGAGCACCAGCGCCTCGGCGAGCAGCTTTTCGGCGACCGGCGGATAATTGTGCGCGCCGATGATCGTCTGGAGCGCGGGCCCGAGCCGCACCAGCCGCCCGCGCACATGGCGCTCGGCGATGGTGAACAGCAACGGCTGGTCGAACCAGGTTTCGATGGTCTCGCTCACGTCCTTGAACTCATAATTTCCCGAGCGCCCAGAGCAGGATCGACTTCTGCGCATGGACGCGGTTTTCGGCCTCGTCCCACACGCGCGACTGCGCGCCGTCGATCACCGCATCGACCACCTCGTCGCCGCGGTGCGCGGGCAGGCAATGAAGGAAGATCGCGTCGCCCTTGGCCCCCGCCATCAGCCGCTCGTCGACCCGGTAGGGCGCCATCGCCGCGATCTTGTTATGCGCATGATCCTGCCCCATCGACACCCAGGTATCGGTGACGACAAGGTCGGCGCCCGCGACGGCTTCGTGCGCATCGCGCACGATGTCGACGCGCGATCCCTTTGCGCGCGCCGCCTCGACGAAGCTTGCGTCGGGCTCATAGCCCTGCGGCACGCCCGCGCGGACGTGGAAGCCGAACAGCCCCGCGGCCTCGATCAGCGAGGCGAGGACATTGTTGCCGTCGCCGAGCCAGGCGAGTTCGAGCCCGGGCAGCGCCTTGCCGCTCTCGACCACCGTCAAGAGGTCGGCGACGATCTGGCACGGATGCGACAGGTCGGTGAGACCGTTGATCACCGGGACGCTCGCATATTCGGCGAGCTCCTCGACCTTCGCATGATCGTCGGTACGGATCATGATCGCGTCGGCATAGCGCGACAGCACGCGCGCCGTATCGGCGATCGTCTCGCCGCGCCCGAGCTGCGTCGTGCCCGCGTCCATGATCATCGGCACCCCGCCGAGCTGGCGGATCGCGATGTCGAACGAGGCGCGGGTGCGCGTCGAATTCTTCTCGAACACCATCGCCAGCACATGGTCGGCGAGCGGCGCATCGGCGTCGGGCTTTGCCTTCGGCCAGCCCGCGCGCGCCGCCTTGCGGTCGATCGCGTCGGAGAGCATCGCCGCGACCGCGTCGCCGCCGGCGTCGGACAGGTTCAGAAAGCGCCGCATCATGCCCTCCGTTCTGCAGGAACGGAAAACATCAGGACTCGGGCGGCGTATAGCTCGCCGCGCCTGCCGACAGTTTCTCGATGAATTCGGCGATATGGCTGTCGTCGATGTTGAGCGGCGGCAGCACGCGAACGACATTCTCGCCCGCCGCGACGGTCAGCAGCCCATGGTTGTCGCGCAGGTGCGCGACGAACGCACGGCTGTCCGAATGGAGCTTGAGCCCCAGCATCAGGCCGACGCCGCGCACGCTGTCGAACAGATGGTCGTGGTTCGGGATGAGCTGTTCGAGCGCGCCGCGCAGCCGCTCGCCGGTCGCCTTGACCTGGTCGAGAAAGCCGTCTTCGAGGACCACGTCGAGCACCGCCTGCCCCGCCGCGCAGGCGAGCGGGTTGCCGCCATAGGTCGAACCATGGGTACCGATGACCATGCCGCGCGCCGCCTTTTCGGTCGCAAGGCAGGCGCCCATCGGGAAGCCGCCGCCGATACCCTTGGCGCTCGCCATGATGTCGGGGGTCACGCCATAATGTTCATAGGCATAAAGATGGCCGGTGCGCGCGACGCCGCACTGGACCTCGTCGAACACGAGCATCAGGTCTCGCTTGTCGCAGATGTCGCGCAGCGCCTGCAGGAAGGGCTGCGACGCCGGGCGGATACCGCCCTCGCCCTGAATCGGCTCGACGAGGAAACCCGCTGTGTTGTCGTCGACGAGGTCGAGCGCGGCGTTGATGTCGTCGAACGGCGCATAGGCGAAGCCGGGCAGCAGCGGGTCGAAACCCTTGCGCAGCTTTTCCTGATTGGTCGCGGAGATGGTGCCGAGCGTGCGGCCGTGAAAGGCGTTGTTGAAGGTGATCAGATTATGCTTCTCGGGATTGCCCGCGCTCGAATGATAGGCGCGCGCGGTCTTGATCGCGCATTCGACCGCCTCGGCGCCCGAATTGGTAAGGAAGACCGTGTCGGCAAAAGTGTTTTCGACCAGCCGGGCGGCATAGGCCTCGCCCTGCGGGCTGCCATAGAGGTTCGACACGTGCATCAGCGTCGCTGCCTGATCCTGAATCGCCTTGGTCAGGTGCGGATGGCCGTGACCGAGCAGGTTGACCGCGATGCCGCTCGCGAAGTCCAGATAACGTTCGCCGCGCTCGCCGATCAGCCAGGCGCCCTCGCCGCGCACCGGACGCACACCGCACCGGGGGTATACGGGCATCAGCGGCGTGATCGTCATGGCAGGCACCTTTCAGTCAAAAGTAAAAAGGCGACCCATGTGCGGGCCGCCCTCGGTCGGGTCGTCCCTATACTGCCGCGGCCGGAGCCGCGTCAACACGGGGCTAGAGCGCCTTGCCTGCCGCCATCGTCAGCGCGAGCGAGCGTTTGCGCGCATCGTGATCGTACATCGACGAAGCGATGATGACCTCGTCCACTCCGGTGCGCGCCACGAACGCCTTCAGCCCCGCCGCGATGTCGTCGGCGGTGCCGACCGCCGAGCATTGCAACACATGGTCGAGGATCGCGCGCGCATTGGGCGGCAGGCTGTCCTTATAGCCCGCGAGCGGCGGCTTCATCTTGCCCGGATTGCCGGTGCGGAGCGCGACGAAGGCCTGCTGCTGCGACGAGGCGAGCAGCTCGGCCTCCTCGCGCGTGTCGGCGGCGAAGGCGTTGAACGCCGCCGCGGCATAGGGCTCGGCAAGCTGCTCCGACGGCTTGAACTGGCGGCGGTAGATGTCGAGCGCCTCATCGAGCGCGTCGGGCGCGAAATGGCTGGCGAAGGCGTAGGGCAGCCCGAGCATCGCCGCGAGTTGCGCGCCGAACAGGCTCGATCCCAATATCCACAGCGGGACGTTCGTCCCCTCGCCCGGCACCGCGCGGATGCCGAGCCGATCGTCGCCGGCGAGAAAAGCCTGCAATTCGACGACATCCTGCGGAAATTGCCGCTCGTCGCTCGCGAGATTGCGGCGGAGCGCGCGCGCGACGACGCCGTCGGAGCCCGGCGCGCGGCCGAGGCCGAGATCGACGCGGCCGGGGAAGAGGGCTTCCAACGTGCCAAACTGTTCGGCGATCACCATCGGCGCGTGGTTCGGCAGCATGATCCCGCCCGCGCCGATGCGGATTTTCGAGGTCGCATGCCCGATATGCGCGAGCACGACCGAGGTCGCGGCGCTCGCGATCCCCGCCATGCCGTGATGCTCGGCGACCCAGTAACGTTCGTAACCGAGCGCCTCGGCGTGTCTTGCGAGATCGGCGGCATTGGCGAGCGACTCGGCGATCGTGCCGCTATCGGTGACGGGCACGAGGTCGAGGAAAGAGAGTTTCGTCATGAAACCGATATGCGATTGGGAAGCGAGAGGTTCAACCACCCATCGTCGCCCCCGCGCAGGCGGGGGCCGCCGGCAACCTGCGCAAGGCCGATTGCGGCCCCCGCCTTCGCGGGGGCGACGCTTTTTCCCTACTCCCCCTCGCCTACCCCCGCTCGTCCTTGGGCGAATCCATCAGCACATAGGTGGTGATCGAATGCACCTGCGGCAGCACGCCGAGCACTTCGGTATGGAAATGCTTGTAGGACGCGAGATCCGCGGTTTCGACGCGCAGCAGATATTCGATCGTGCCGGTGATATTGTGGCATTCGCGCACTTCGGGCGCCTCGGCCATCGCCGCCTCGAAACCGATCTGCGATGCCTTGGTGTGCGACGACAGGCCGACGGTCACATAGGCGAGGAAGGTCAGCCCGAGCTTCGCGGGGTCGATCACCGCGCGATACCCCTTGATCACCCCGCAGCGTTCGAATTCCTGCACCCGGCGCAGACAGGCCGAGGGCGACAGCCCGACGCGCTCGGCGAGCTCGATGTTCGAGATTCGCCCGTCGCGCGATAGTTCTTGCAATATCTTGCGGCCGATGGCGTCGATCTTGGTCATATATTGCATAATATAGCCGAACGCGGCCTATCTTTGCAATCCATCGCGCATCGAAACGCATTATGTTGCGCGCATGGAACAAACCACCCTCGCCGCGCTCTCCGCCTTCGCGCTCGTCTCGTCGATCACGCCGGGACCGAACAATATGATGCTGATGGCCTCGGGCGCCAATTTCGGCCTGCGCCGCACGGTGCCGCATGCGCTCGGCGTCGGCATCGGCTTCACGCTGATGATCGTCCTCGTCGGTGTCGGGCTGATGGGGCTTTTCGACCTGTTCCCGGTGCTGAACACCGTGCTCAAGGTGGTGAGCGTCGCCTATCTGCTCTGGCTCGCGTGGAAGATCGCCAACGCTGCCGCGCCCGATACGGCGGGCAGCGCGCGCGGCAGACCGATGAGCTTCTTTCAGGCGGTGCTGTTCCAGTGGGTCAATCCCAAGGCCTGGTCGATGGCGCTCACCGCGATCGCGCTCTACGCGCCCGACCGCAATTTCGCCGCGGTGCTATTCGTCGCGCTGATCTTCGGCATCATCAACCTCCCCTCGACCAGCCTGTGGGCGGTGATGGGCGTGTCGCTGCGCGGCTGGCTGTCGAGTCCCGCGCGCCTCAAGGTGTTCAACTGGACGATGGCGGCGTTGCTCGTCGGCTCGCTCGCGCTGCTGATCTGATTGCACGGTTGCATCCCGCAACCTAAAGACGGCGCTCCCCTCTTCTGACCGGAGAACAGAGCCATGCAAAGCCGCCGCCTCGGACAAAGCGCCATCCACGTCTCCGACATCTGCATGGGGACGATGACCTTCGGCAGCCAGGCCGACGAGGCGACGGCGTTCCGCGTGCTCGACCGCTGCTTCGACGCGGGAATCAATTTCTACGACACCGCCGAGGGCTATCCGGTGCCGCCCGACGTCAAATGGGTCGGCCGCACCGAGGAAATCGTCGGGCGCTGGATGAAGACCAAACCGCGCGACGCGATCATCCTCGCGACCAAAGTCTCGGGCCCGAGCCACGTCTGGTTCAAGTCGCCATGCCGGAACGGCATGACCGCGCTCGACCGCAAGAATATCGTGCAGGCGATCGACGACAGCCTGACGCGGCTCCAGACCGACTATATCGATCTCTACCAGACGCACTGGCCCGACCATGACGCGCCCTATGACGAGATGATGGACGCGCTGGACGAGCTCGTCCGCACCGGCAAGGTCCGCATCCTCGGCTGCTCGAACGAGACGAGCTGGGGGCTGATGAAATCGCTCGCCGCGTCGGAGAAGCTCGGCGGCGCGCGCTACCACACGATCCAGAATAATTTCAGCCTCAACAATCGCCGTTTCGAGGACGAACTGGCGCAGGTCTGCCGGCAGGAGGGCGTCAGCCTGATTCCCTATTCGCCGCTCGCCGGCGGCGTGCTGTCAGGCAAATATCAGGGCGGCGCGACGCCCGAGGGTGCGCGCTTCTCGCGCTATCTGAAGATGGAAGGCCGGCAGGCCGCGATGGGGCGCCGCTTCGTCAACGACAAGACGCTCGCCGCGACCGAACGCTATCTCCAGATCGCCGAAGAGGCCGGGCTGCATCCGGTGACGATGGCGACCGCCTGGTCGAAGCAACATGACTTCGTCGCTTCGACGATTGTCGGGGTCAGCGCCTATAATCAGGTCCAGCCGATCCTCGATGCGATGGAACTGGTGCTTTCGGACGAGGTGATGAAGGCTCTGCACAAGGTGAGCAAGGACATCCTCTACCCGATGGGGTGAAGCCGGTCCTTTCATTTCGTCATCCCGGACTTGATCCGGGATCCATTCACGCGACGGTGGAATAATGGATCCCGGATCAAGTCCGGGATGACGATTCAAATAACTTTAGTGGACGGCCATTCCAGCACCAGCGCCTCGCCGACCCGCAGCGCGCGCCATGTCGCCGAAAGTCGCTCGAAATCCCCAAACACGCGCGACTGCGCGGAATCGATCCGCGCGCGCTCGTCGGGGCTGAGGGCGGCGCGCGTCCGTTCCGCCTCACCGAGCGCCACGCGCTGCGCCGCGCTGTCGGGGCGCGTGCTGCTCCGCCAGCCGACATCGAAAAGGAAGGCGGCGAGTTCGGACAGCTCGCCCTCGCGGCCTTGGCTTTTGATCAGCTTCGCGCCCTTCGCGACCTGCTTGCGCGCTGCGCGCTGACGCTCCTTCGCCGACAGCGCACCGCCCGCCTCGACATGGAACGACCCCGCATCGCCCCCCGCCGCGATCTGGCCGAACACACCAGCCTTCAACCCCAGCACCGCCTCGACGACGAAATGCACCATGTCGTGCGGCAGGTCGGGGTCGAAGCCCGGCGCCGGATCCATCACCAGCACCGGCGCGCCTTCGCGCTCGATCCGCATGCCGTAACGGCGCTCGCCCGAGCGGATGAAATGGACTTTCATGGGGGCTGCTTATAGGTTCGCTCGCGTTTCGACCAAAAGGATTTGCGATGACCTCTGCCCGCCGCGCGCTTTTCACCCTCGCCGCCTTCTCCGCCATCATCGGCACCGCGCACGCCGCTAGCCCGACGATGTTCCGCGACGCGGGCTGCGGCTGCTGCCTTAAATGGCTCGAGCAGGTGAAGGCCTCATTCGGGGCGAAGGCGGTGATCGTCAATTCGCCTAACATGGCGGCGGTCAAGGACAAGCAGGGCGTGCCGCAGGCGCTCAGAAGCTGCCACACCGTGCTCGTCGGCGGCTATGTGATCGAGGGCCATGTGCCCGCGAAGGAGATCGCGCGCCTGCTCCGCGAAAAGCCGAGGGGCGTGAAGGGCCTCGCCGTCGCCGGCATGCCAGTCGGATCGCCGGGCATGGAGCATGGCGACCACCGCGAAGCCTATAAGGTCATGACCTTCGGCCCCGGCGGCCAGCGCGTCTATGCGAGCTACATCGCGAGCGGCGGCGCGCACGCGCATTGACCCCACTCTCCGTCATCCCGGCGAAGGCCGGGATCTCACCCGTGGATCAGGACACCGACGTAGAGATCCCGGCCTTCGCCGGGATGACGGAAGTGTATGGCCGATGCAACAGACCTGATCAGGCCAGCTCGGCCTTGAACAGTTCGAGCATCCGCGCCCACGCCTTCTCCGCCGCCGCTTCATTATAGACGCGGCCGTCGGGCGGGCACCAGCCGTGCTGGGCCGGATAGACCTCGACCTCGTGCCACTGCGAACGCGGTTCGAGCACCGATTTCAGCAGGACTTTCTCGTTCGGCGTTTCCTTGTCGTCATCTTCGGCGATCGCGAAGAGATAGCCGGCTTTGGTGCCCGGGATCAGCAGGTGCGGGCTGTCGGGCTTGCCGGTCCCCACGCCGCCGCCGTGAAAACTCGCCGCCGCGCCGACACGGTCGGGCTTGAGCGCCGCGGTATAGATGACCATCGGCCCGCCCATGCAATACCCCGTGGTGCCGAGCCCCCGCGCTGTATCGACTTCAGCCTGCGCGTCGAGAAAGGCGAGATGCGCCTTGGCGTCGGTCTCGACGATCGGCCTGGTGAGTTGCTTGAGATAGCCGAACAGTTTCTCGCGCACCGCCGGATTGCCCCAATCGTTCGCCGCATCGACCACCGGCGACTTCTGCCAGCGATAGAAGGGATTCACCGTCAGCACCGCATAGCCCTCGCCCGCCAGCCGGTCGGCCATCTGGCGAAAGGCGGGGCGCAGCCCGCGAATGTCGGGCCACACCAGCACACCGGGGTGCTTGCCCTCCGCCGGCGCGACGAAATAGGTGTCGCAAATACCGTCGTCGGTCGTGATCGTGACGTCGCGCCCCTTCACCGGCTTGCCCGCCATCGCGCGCGCCGGCAGTGCCGCAATCAACGCGCCAGCGCTCGCGAGCGCGGCGAAGCTGCGGCGCGCGACGGGCATTCCGGCACGGTCGCGATCGGCTTCCATCTTCTCGGTACACATGGGGCTCTCTCCTTGGGGCGTTGAGAAAAGTCGCGGAAAACTGGGCGACTTCACTCGCGATTGCATATTTCGTCCCGTTATCGGGATCGATCAGGAGGTAAGGCTAGTCCAGCATCGCATTGTAGGACAGTGTTTTCACCATGTCGCCGTTCCCTTCCTTCGTCATTCCCGCGAAAGCGGGAACCCAGTTGCAAGGTCCGCTGGGTTCCCGCTTTCGTCGGGAATGACGAGTTAGAGGGTCAGAGTGGCTAGCTCATCAAAGCTCAGCACCACATGATGCACCCCGACCTCGCGCAGCATCTCGCCATGCGCCGCCCGGTCGGCAATATGCCCCGCGCCGCAGAAGCCGACGACGGTCATCCCCGCCGCGATCGCGGCCCGCGCGCCGGTCGGCGAATCCTCGATCGCCAGGCAATCCGCCGGATCGACGCCTAGCCCCTTGGCGGCGGCGAGATAGATGTCGGGATGCGGCTTGCCGCGGTCCCAGCCGTCGGCGCTGTAGACATGCTCGCCGAAATGATGCGCGAGCCCGAACAGGCCGAGCGCCCAGCCGATATATTCGGCGCGGCTCGACGAAGCGATCGCGCGCGGCGTGGCGCCGAGCCCGCCGAGGAAATCGGCAACGCCCGGAACGGCATCGAAGCCCTCCATATAGCGCGCCCGCGCCCGCTCGCGGTGAGTCTCGCGAAAATCGGCGGGCAGCGGGCGGCCGTATCGCGCCTCGATCCGCCGCTGCGTCTCCTGCCAATTATGCCCGTAATAGTCGGCGAGGCACTCGTCATAGGTCGCGGGCATCCCCGCCGCGGTCAGGCTCTCGGCGAGCGACAGGTTCGCGCGCACCTCGCTGTCGGCGACGACGCCGTCGAAGTCGAAGATGATTGCGCTGAACATCATTTGCAGATCCAATCTCGTCATTCCCGCGAAAGCGGGAACCCAGCGAGCCAGCGTTGCTGCTGGGTTCCCGCTTTCGCGGGAATGACGAAGGGGTTAATTATTCCACCGTCACCGATTTCGCCAGGTTCCGTGGCTGATCGACGTCGGTCCCCTTGGCGACCGCGACATGATAGGCGAGCAGTTGCACCGGCACCGCATAGACGAGCGGCGCGATCAGCGGGTGAACCTTGGGCATCTCGATCGTCGCCATGCAGCCTTCGCCGGCTTCGGCGAGCCCCTCGGCATCACTGATCAGCACGACCTTGCCGCCGCGCGCCATCACCTCCTGCATATTGCTGACGGTCTTTTCGAACAGCGGCCCCGACGGCGCGAGCACGATCACCGGCACCGCTTCGTCGATCAGCGCGATGGGCCCGTGCTTCATTTCGCCCGACGCATAGCCTTCGGCGTGGATGTAGCTGATTTCCTTCAGTTTCAGCGCGCCTTCGAGCGCGAGCGGGTAGTCGGGGCCGCGGCCGAGATAGAGCACGTCGCGCGCGGGAGCGACGAGATGCGCCATCTTCGATATGTCCTCATCATGCGCGAGCGCGGCGTTGAGCGCGGCGGGCGCCTCGATCAGATGTTTGACGATCTCGCGCTCGTCGGCCTCGCTGAGTTTGCCCTTCTTGCGCGCGAGATGTGCGGCGAGCGCGGCGAGCACCGCGAGCTGGCAGGTGAAGGCCTTGGTCGACGCGACCCCGATCTCCGGCCCCGCGTGCGTCGGGAGCAGCAGGTCGGCCTCGCGCGCCATGCTGCTCGTCGGCACATTGACCACGACCGCGATCGTCTGGCCGTTCGCCTTGCAGTGGCGGAGCGCCGCGAGCGTGTCGGCGGTCTCGCCCGACTGCGAGATAAACAGGGACAGTCCCCCTTTTTGCAGCACCGGATCGCGGTAGCGGAACTCCGACGCGACATCGATGTCGACGGGCACGCGAGCAAAGGTTTCGAACCAATATTTGGCGACCATGCCGGCATAGAAGCTGGTCCCGCACGCGACGATGGTGATGCGGTCGATCGAGCTCAGGTCGAAATCCATCTGCGGCAGCGCGACCGTCTGTTCGAGCGGGCGGATATAGGAGGAGAGCGTCTGCGCGACCACTGTCGGCTGCTCGAAAATCTCCTTCTGCATGAAGTGGCGGTAATTGCCCTTTTCGACCGCAGCGGCGGTGACGCCCGAGGTGGTGATCTCGCGCTCGACCGGATTATTGCCGGCGTCGTGGATTTGCGCGCCATCCTGCGTGATCACGACCCAGTCGCCCTCGTCGAGATAGGCGATCTTCTGCGTCAGCGGCGCGAGCGCGAGCGCGTCGGAGCCCAGATAGGTCTCCCCGTCCCCATAGCCGACGACGAGCGGCGAGCCGAGCCGCGCGCCGATGAGCAGGCCGGGATGCTGGCGAAAGGCGATGGCGAGCGCGAAGGCACCGCGCAGCTGCGGCAGCACCGCCTTCACCGCATCCTGCGGCGACAGGCCCGCCTCGATCTGTTCCGAAACGAGATGCGCGACGACCTCGGTGTCGGTCTCGCTTTCGAACGTGCGCCCGCGCGCGGTGAGCGCCTCGCGCAGCGGCTTGAAATTCTCGATGATGCCGTTGTGGACGAGCGCGACCTCGCCCGTCGCGTGCGGGTGCGCGTTGCTCGTCGTTGGCGCGCCGTGCGTCGCCCAGCGCGTGTGCGCGATGCCGACGGTGCCGGGCGCCGGATTGCCCGCGAGTTCCTTGACCAGATTGCCGAGCTTGCCCTCGGCACGGCGGCGGATCAGCTGGCCGCCCTCGACGGTACATACGCCCGCCGAATCATAGCCGCGATATTCCATGCGCCGCAGCCCGTCGACGAGGCGGTCCGCAACCTGCGCCTTGCCGATGATTCCGATGATTCCGCACATAGTTGGGGCGCCTTCTTCTTATAAAATATAGGGAACACGGATTCCCGGCACATTGGCCGGGAAATCCTTGATATTGCGGGTAATGAGAATCCCCCCGTTCACCTGTGCGGTGGCGAGAATATAGGCGTCCATCAGCTTCATTCGCGACCGGAAACGGATATCGGCGGCGGCCGTGGCGATACGCGCGTCAAGCTCGACGACGTCGAAATTGGCAAGCGCCTGCCGGACATCGTCCCGCGCATCGAGCGCCTCGCCCGCCAGCACCTCGGTCCAGACGATGCGGCTGATGCGATGGCCGCTATATCGAGCCAGTTCCGCGGCCGCCTGAGGACGGCGCTTCAACCAGTCGA from uncultured Sphingopyxis sp. carries:
- a CDS encoding LysE family translocator produces the protein MEQTTLAALSAFALVSSITPGPNNMMLMASGANFGLRRTVPHALGVGIGFTLMIVLVGVGLMGLFDLFPVLNTVLKVVSVAYLLWLAWKIANAAAPDTAGSARGRPMSFFQAVLFQWVNPKAWSMALTAIALYAPDRNFAAVLFVALIFGIINLPSTSLWAVMGVSLRGWLSSPARLKVFNWTMAALLVGSLALLI
- a CDS encoding aldo/keto reductase — encoded protein: MQSRRLGQSAIHVSDICMGTMTFGSQADEATAFRVLDRCFDAGINFYDTAEGYPVPPDVKWVGRTEEIVGRWMKTKPRDAIILATKVSGPSHVWFKSPCRNGMTALDRKNIVQAIDDSLTRLQTDYIDLYQTHWPDHDAPYDEMMDALDELVRTGKVRILGCSNETSWGLMKSLAASEKLGGARYHTIQNNFSLNNRRFEDELAQVCRQEGVSLIPYSPLAGGVLSGKYQGGATPEGARFSRYLKMEGRQAAMGRRFVNDKTLAATERYLQIAEEAGLHPVTMATAWSKQHDFVASTIVGVSAYNQVQPILDAMELVLSDEVMKALHKVSKDILYPMG
- a CDS encoding Lrp/AsnC family transcriptional regulator — its product is MQYMTKIDAIGRKILQELSRDGRISNIELAERVGLSPSACLRRVQEFERCGVIKGYRAVIDPAKLGLTFLAYVTVGLSSHTKASQIGFEAAMAEAPEVRECHNITGTIEYLLRVETADLASYKHFHTEVLGVLPQVHSITTYVLMDSPKDERG
- a CDS encoding aspartate aminotransferase family protein; the encoded protein is MTITPLMPVYPRCGVRPVRGEGAWLIGERGERYLDFASGIAVNLLGHGHPHLTKAIQDQAATLMHVSNLYGSPQGEAYAARLVENTFADTVFLTNSGAEAVECAIKTARAYHSSAGNPEKHNLITFNNAFHGRTLGTISATNQEKLRKGFDPLLPGFAYAPFDDINAALDLVDDNTAGFLVEPIQGEGGIRPASQPFLQALRDICDKRDLMLVFDEVQCGVARTGHLYAYEHYGVTPDIMASAKGIGGGFPMGACLATEKAARGMVIGTHGSTYGGNPLACAAGQAVLDVVLEDGFLDQVKATGERLRGALEQLIPNHDHLFDSVRGVGLMLGLKLHSDSRAFVAHLRDNHGLLTVAAGENVVRVLPPLNIDDSHIAEFIEKLSAGAASYTPPES
- the glmS gene encoding glutamine--fructose-6-phosphate transaminase (isomerizing) — its product is MCGIIGIIGKAQVADRLVDGLRRMEYRGYDSAGVCTVEGGQLIRRRAEGKLGNLVKELAGNPAPGTVGIAHTRWATHGAPTTSNAHPHATGEVALVHNGIIENFKPLREALTARGRTFESETDTEVVAHLVSEQIEAGLSPQDAVKAVLPQLRGAFALAIAFRQHPGLLIGARLGSPLVVGYGDGETYLGSDALALAPLTQKIAYLDEGDWVVITQDGAQIHDAGNNPVEREITTSGVTAAAVEKGNYRHFMQKEIFEQPTVVAQTLSSYIRPLEQTVALPQMDFDLSSIDRITIVACGTSFYAGMVAKYWFETFARVPVDIDVASEFRYRDPVLQKGGLSLFISQSGETADTLAALRHCKANGQTIAVVVNVPTSSMAREADLLLPTHAGPEIGVASTKAFTCQLAVLAALAAHLARKKGKLSEADEREIVKHLIEAPAALNAALAHDEDISKMAHLVAPARDVLYLGRGPDYPLALEGALKLKEISYIHAEGYASGEMKHGPIALIDEAVPVIVLAPSGPLFEKTVSNMQEVMARGGKVVLISDAEGLAEAGEGCMATIEMPKVHPLIAPLVYAVPVQLLAYHVAVAKGTDVDQPRNLAKSVTVE
- a CDS encoding dienelactone hydrolase family protein, with amino-acid sequence MCTEKMEADRDRAGMPVARRSFAALASAGALIAALPARAMAGKPVKGRDVTITTDDGICDTYFVAPAEGKHPGVLVWPDIRGLRPAFRQMADRLAGEGYAVLTVNPFYRWQKSPVVDAANDWGNPAVREKLFGYLKQLTRPIVETDAKAHLAFLDAQAEVDTARGLGTTGYCMGGPMVIYTAALKPDRVGAAASFHGGGVGTGKPDSPHLLIPGTKAGYLFAIAEDDDKETPNEKVLLKSVLEPRSQWHEVEVYPAQHGWCPPDGRVYNEAAAEKAWARMLELFKAELA
- the argF gene encoding ornithine carbamoyltransferase, whose translation is MMRRFLNLSDAGGDAVAAMLSDAIDRKAARAGWPKAKPDADAPLADHVLAMVFEKNSTRTRASFDIAIRQLGGVPMIMDAGTTQLGRGETIADTARVLSRYADAIMIRTDDHAKVEELAEYASVPVINGLTDLSHPCQIVADLLTVVESGKALPGLELAWLGDGNNVLASLIEAAGLFGFHVRAGVPQGYEPDASFVEAARAKGSRVDIVRDAHEAVAGADLVVTDTWVSMGQDHAHNKIAAMAPYRVDERLMAGAKGDAIFLHCLPAHRGDEVVDAVIDGAQSRVWDEAENRVHAQKSILLWALGKL
- a CDS encoding DUF411 domain-containing protein, with translation MTSARRALFTLAAFSAIIGTAHAASPTMFRDAGCGCCLKWLEQVKASFGAKAVIVNSPNMAAVKDKQGVPQALRSCHTVLVGGYVIEGHVPAKEIARLLREKPRGVKGLAVAGMPVGSPGMEHGDHREAYKVMTFGPGGQRVYASYIASGGAHAH
- a CDS encoding HAD family phosphatase codes for the protein MMFSAIIFDFDGVVADSEVRANLSLAESLTAAGMPATYDECLADYYGHNWQETQRRIEARYGRPLPADFRETHRERARARYMEGFDAVPGVADFLGGLGATPRAIASSSRAEYIGWALGLFGLAHHFGEHVYSADGWDRGKPHPDIYLAAAKGLGVDPADCLAIEDSPTGARAAIAAGMTVVGFCGAGHIADRAAHGEMLREVGVHHVVLSFDELATLTL
- a CDS encoding Hsp33 family molecular chaperone HslO yields the protein MSETIETWFDQPLLFTIAERHVRGRLVRLGPALQTIIGAHNYPPVAEKLLAEALVLTVLLGSTLKDENGQLTLQAQTGGGPVELLVCDYRGGELRGYLKFDAERLAEAGSDPTLFALFGEGFLAITFDQATTGERYQGIVPLEGTSIGEAAEHYFEQSEQIPSLIKLAARHDPEAGCLAGGLLLQHLPEGEVGRDRLHVRHDNPEWEHAKTIAATLKDEELTDPATSLETLAWRLFHEDEVRVEPGVTVSRGCRCSTGYFAGVLAQFPEAERAEMADDNGRIVVDCAFCSRFFPIPLDEIATHDRAE
- a CDS encoding LLM class flavin-dependent oxidoreductase — translated: MTKLSFLDLVPVTDSGTIAESLANAADLARHAEALGYERYWVAEHHGMAGIASAATSVVLAHIGHATSKIRIGAGGIMLPNHAPMVIAEQFGTLEALFPGRVDLGLGRAPGSDGVVARALRRNLASDERQFPQDVVELQAFLAGDDRLGIRAVPGEGTNVPLWILGSSLFGAQLAAMLGLPYAFASHFAPDALDEALDIYRRQFKPSEQLAEPYAAAAFNAFAADTREEAELLASSQQQAFVALRTGNPGKMKPPLAGYKDSLPPNARAILDHVLQCSAVGTADDIAAGLKAFVARTGVDEVIIASSMYDHDARKRSLALTMAAGKAL